A DNA window from Danio aesculapii chromosome 1, fDanAes4.1, whole genome shotgun sequence contains the following coding sequences:
- the ptcd1 gene encoding pentatricopeptide repeat-containing protein 1, mitochondrial, protein MSKMLRSAFQRGILTRNSGVNVLKCAASSSSLRRSAVCPSERVPQKTLRFFSGSATLTAPKWTESSNSSSNAFDHVPDQNQRDSFGDYSRKLSSRRIFRKASAEQRDLKYRTAEEDEEEDQKPVEKFKSRTGRRNTPYWYFLQCKRLIKEDKLAEALVLFEAEMLKGEKLQPEEFNYTVLIGGCGRVGYLKKAFQLYNNMKKRRIEPSDATYTALFNACSESPWKQSGLEQALKLKQELLKKNITLTAITQHALLKTVALAGDMKSCFQLLREMLQNGQPITQETFQYLLISCVNDKQHGFRLALQVWHQMLNIGIKPDAQNYNILLRAARDCGIGDPNLASAILLKRPEEEVNPKMISGRKSHRAKVKVETSCQHLDIDAFENELFVDTQTQRLGLTKESDLKEKDQSVKDGSQDETQMLPVSSSGSLTCQSELSAHSSSLPNLLDPRTCHSSVVALGPVNSASDRLALIGNLEGFLEKMAKDGLKPNIKTITLLADVMEAGSQSMQSLIDVAKKSHVKLDVPFFNTVIKRVAKAGDLDGAKAVKALMVDRGLATNAQTFCSIALACRREEDAMQLFTDMEACGIVPNAHIYSALISQGLKRLDYTYLHELLKHMHKMQVPPNEVIIRQLEFASQYPPSYDKLKSQNIYLDRIDGFRGFYKEWLEFMPGQETPHPWAKYQSPKPESDQDGVKQVSE, encoded by the exons ATGTCCAAAATGTTGCGTTCAGCATTTCAGAGGGGGATTTTGACTCGAAACAGTGgtgttaatgttttaaagtgTGCTGCTTCATCTTCAAGCTTGCGGAGATCAGCTGTCTGTCCTTCAGAAAGAGTCCCGCAAAAAACCCTGAGATTCTTCAGTGGATCAGCGACTTTAACAGCTCCAAAGTGGACCGAGAGCAGTAATTCCAGCTCAAACGCATTTGATCACGTGCCTGATCAAAACCAAAGGGATTCATTTGGCGATTATTCTAGAAAGTTATCCTCCAGAAGAATCTTCCGTAAAGCATCTGCAGAGCAGCGGGATCTGAAATACAGAACTGCCGaagaggatgaggaggaggatcAAAAGCCGGTGGAAAAGTTCAAGTCCAGAACGGGTCGGAGAAACACACCATACTGGTACTTCCTCCAGTGCAAAAGGCTCATCAAAGAGGACAAA CTGGCCGAAGCATTAGTTCTGTTTGAGGCTGAAATGCTCAAAGGTGAGAAGTTGCAGCCTGAGGAGTTCAATTACACCGTTCTCATTGGTGGATGTGGACGCGTGGGATACCTAAAGAAAGCCTTCCAGCTATACAATAAT ATGAAGAAGCGACGCATAGAGCCATCAGATGCGACATACACCGCCTTGTTTAACGCTTGTTCTGAGTCACCATGGAAACAGTCAGGGCTGGAACAGGCACTGAAGCTCAAACAGGAGCTCCTCAAGAAAAACATCACTCTCACTGCCATCACCCAGCATGCTTTGCTCAAAACAGTCGCTCTTGCTGGAGATATGAAGTCATGTTTTCAACTTCTGCGG GAGATGCTTCAGAATGGCCAACCAATCACACAAGAGACATTTCAGTATCTGCTGATCAGCTGTGTGAATGACAAGCAGCATGGGTTCAGACTGGCTTTACAG gTGTGGCACCAGATGCTTAATATTGGAATAAAACCAGATGCGCAAAATTACAACATACTCCTGCGGGCTGCACGGGATTGTGGGATAGGTGATCCCAATCTGGCTTCTGCAATATTACTGAAGAGACCAGAGGAGGAAGTGAACCCAAAAATGATAAGTGGAAGAAAAAGCCACAGAGCAAAAGTCAAAGTGGAGACGTCGTGTCAGCACTTGGATATTGATGCATTTGAGAACGAGTTATTTgtggacacacaaacacagagacttGGATTAACCAAAGAGAGTGATTTGAAGGAAAAAGATCAAAGTGTAAAAGACGGATCTCAAGATGAGACTCAAATGTTGCCTGTATCGTCAAGTGGTTCTCTGACCTGTCAATCCGAATTATCAGCACACAGCTCCAGTTTGCCAAACCTCTTGGACCCCAGAACTTGCCACTCAAGTGTAGTCGCCTTGGGGCCTGTGAATAGTGCTTCAGATAGACTTGCTCTTATTGGTAACCTTGAAGGCTTTTTGGAGAAAATGGCCAAAGATGGACTGAAGCCCAACATTAAAACCATCACACTGTTGGCTGATGTCATGGAAGCTGGCAGCCAATCAATGCAGAGTTTGATTGATGTAGCCAAAAAGAGTCACGTCAAGCTGGATGTGCCGTTCTTTAACACTGTGATCAAAAGGGTGGCCAAAGCTGGAGACTTGGATGGTGCTAAG GCTGTTAAAGCTCTAATGGTTGACAGAGGACTGGCCACGAATGCTCAGACGTTCTGTAGTATTGCTTTGGCCTGCCGAAGAGAAGAAGATGCAATGCAACTCTTTACTGATATGGAG gCTTGTGGAATTGTACCGAATGCtcatatatacagtgctctgATCAGCCAAGGACTAAAGCGTTTGGACTACACGTATCTGCATGAACTtctcaaacacatgcacaaaatgCAGGTGCCGCCTAATGAGGTCATCATCAGACAACTGGAGTTTGCATCTCAATATCCTCCGTCATATGACAAG TTAAAA